In the genome of Dioscorea cayenensis subsp. rotundata cultivar TDr96_F1 chromosome 1, TDr96_F1_v2_PseudoChromosome.rev07_lg8_w22 25.fasta, whole genome shotgun sequence, one region contains:
- the LOC120258773 gene encoding GATA transcription factor 19-like yields MDAGDDDHLLPFDAANLDVDVDAPDDDGWVDEVIGDGAEEPSESLPDPQPEDQLIITFQGAVHEFNGISRPRVEAIIYLLTENETSAVVTRMRPGLDVNSKDLEKVSQSKSSANAYRQEALMRYREKKKKRNFMNRVMYESRQEAASRMKRHKGQFVSSKSNIDAEGNPSNENNAEEETNPMFCQNCMISKDETPMMRRGPNGPGTLCNPCGLKWSHTGILRIPAQVPSSMNNDLQVNKVEQELDFMPATFTAYLQGIAQIPPEVYPSSVDKDLQDNNIDQIDNNGIRVPDLSWDDLIIESAETGQAGKES; encoded by the exons ATGGACGCAGGCGACGATGATCACCTGCTTCCTTTCGATGCTGCCAACCTCGACGTCGATGTGGATGCCCCTGATGATGATGGTTGGGTGGATGAGGTCATCGGCGATGGCGCTGAAGAGCCATCGGAGTCGCTCCCCGATCCTCAGCCTGAGGATCAACTCATTATCACCTTCCAGGGAGCTGTTCATGAGTTCAATGGAATATCTCGGCCAAGG GTGGAAGCAATAATTTATTTGCTAACTGAGAATGAGACATCTGCTGTTGTCACTCGCATGAGACCAGGGTTAGATGTAAATTCCAAG gATTTGGAAAAAGTCTCACAATCAAAATCCTCAGCCAATGCTTACAGGCAGGAAGCTTTAATGAGATAtagggagaaaaaaaagaaacgtAACTTCATGAATAGAGTGATGTATGAAAGTAGACAAGAGGCTGCTTCAAG AATGAAACGACACAAAGGTCAGTTtgtatcatccaaatcaaacatCGATGCAGAAGGCAATCCATCCAATGAAAACAATGCTGAGGAAGAAACAAATCCAATGTT TTGCCAAAATTGTATGATTAGCAAAGATGAGACCCCAATGATGCGTCGAGGGCCAAATGGACCAGGAACTCTATGCAATCCTTGTGGGTTGAAGTGGTCACACACA GGCATCCTAAGAATTCCTGCTCAGGTTCCATCTTCCATGAACAATGACCTCCAGGTTAACAAAGTTGAGCAG GAACTGGACTTCATGCCTGCCACATTTACTGCTTATCTGCAGGGTATAGCTCAAATCCCTCCTGAGGTTTATCCATCCTCGGTGGACAAAGATCTCCAGGATAACAACATTGACCAG ATTGACAACAATGGCATCAGAGTTCCGGACTTGTCATGGGATGATCTCATAATTGAATCTGCTGAGACAGGGCAAGCTGGGAAAGAAAGCTAG
- the LOC120269050 gene encoding pentatricopeptide repeat-containing protein At5g15340, mitochondrial-like, whose product MGDAFFDSLARCCRPLLRSCSLGDTPPPHGYQLHAALVKNGLFFLSSISSNISSALFHMYAALGPPASALRAFEEIPVVARFTPDWTALISCHIRHALPSRAILFFRSMLRAGASPDEVTLIALLSASARLSDNFSGYAAHLLFFKLGLPFTAASCNAAMDMYAKSSRMDEAWKLFKEMKEPTIVSWTIILTGALRWEGLRSGQEVFDRMPQRNDVAWTVMISACIEAGRPRDALSLLGELLFDGVHLRWLNHVSMCSLLSACSQAGDLTVGRWLHTHFIKATSFADNYKDHLLKVNTALIDMYGKCGRVDNALTLFERMAERNVVSWNAMLSGLSMQGMGLRVLHLFTRMVTEGEEQPDDITMVSVLSACSRSGLVEEGRNMFQELGSIYKITPKIEHFACMVDLLGRAGCVDEAESLVRAMPMQPNEVVLGSLLASCALHGKLELGRKLMQELVQLYPDNTEYHVLLSNMFAASQRHTEADDLRMVVKNRGIQKTPGMSFIEINGIVHWFTAGDKTHPQTTEIYTMLVEIVRRLKLAGYTIDAASQNSRVADNYMENGDEREEREQALLVHSERLALALGLMSTKPGVTLRIVKNIRICSDCHSAMKLCASIFEREIIIRDRNRFHCFKAGLCSCSDFW is encoded by the coding sequence ATGGGAGATGCCTTCTTCGATTCTCTGGCTCGTTGTTGCCGTCCGCTTCTCCGATCATGCTCGCTCGGCGACACTCCTCCGCCACACGGTTACCAGCTTCACGCCGCGCTTGTTAAGAATggacttttctttctttcaagcATTTCATCGAACATCTCCAGTGCCTTGTTTCACATGTACGCCGCCCTTGGTCCTCCGGCCTCGGCGCTCCGGGCGTTCGAGGAGATACCGGTTGTAGCGCGATTCACGCCTGACTGGACAGCGCTGATCTCGTGCCACATTCGACATGCTCTTCCTTCCCGCGCTATCCTCTTCTTCCGCTCCATGCTTCGTGCTGGGGCTTCACCAGACGAGGTCACCCTCATTGCGCTCCTCTCGGCCTCTGCGCGCTTGTCTGACAACTTCTCTGGCTATGCGGCGCACCTTCTCTTCTTCAAGCTCGGCCTCCCATTCACCGCCGCGTCATGCAATGCCGCGATGGATATGTACGCCAAGTCAAGCAGAATGGATGAAGCCTGGAAGCTTTTCAAAGAGATGAAGGAACCTACGATTGTCTCCTGGACAATCATCCTCACTGGCGCGCTTCGGTGGGAGGGTTTGAGAAGTGGGCAGGAGGTGTTTGATAGAATGCCTCAGAGGAATGACGTCGCCTGGACGGTGATGATCTCGGCTTGCATCGAAGCAGGACGTCCCAGAGATGCTCTCAGTTTGCTAGGTGAGTTGTTGTTTGATGGTGTTCACTTGAGGTGGCTCAACCATGTTAGTATGTGCTCGCTCCTCTCGGCATGCTCGCAGGCTGGAGACCTCACCGTCGGTCGCTGGCTCCACACCCATTTCATCAAAGCAACAAGCTTTGCTGATAATTATAAGGACCATCTTCTCAAAGTGAACACTGCTTTGATAGATATGTATGGGAAATGCGGAAGAGTAGACAATGCACTCACTCTGTTTGAAAGAATGGCGGAGAGAAACGTAGTGTCCTGGAATGCAATGCTGAGTGGTCTGTCGATGCAGGGCATGGGTCTCCGAGTGCTGCACTTGTTCACCAGGATGGTCACTGAAGGTGAAGAGCAGCCAGATGATATAACCATGGTGAGTGTTCTCAGTGCATGCAGTCGCTCAGGCTTAGTGGAAGAAGGTCGCAACATGTTTCAAGAACTCGGCTCGATTTATAAGATAACACCAAAAATAGAACATTTTGCTTGCATGGTTGATCTCTTAGGCAGGGCAGGGTGTGTAGATGAAGCTGAATCTCTCGTCAGGGCAATGCCCATGCAACCCAATGAAGTAGTGCTTGGCTCACTGTTAGCCTCTTGTGCTTTGCATGGGAAGCTAGAATTGGGAAGAAAGCTGATGCAAGAGCTTGTTCAATTATACCCAGATAACACGGAGTACCATGTCCTGCTGTCCAACATGTTCGCAGCTTCCCAGAGACACACTGAGGCCGATGATCTCCGGATGGTAGTGAAGAACAGAGGGATTCAGAAGACTCCTGGAATGAGCTTCATTGAGATCAATGGCATTGTGCACTGGTTCACTGCAGGTGATAAAACACACCCTCAAACTACAGAGATTTACACCATGCTGGTTGAAATAGTACGTAGGCTGAAGCTGGCTGGGTACACCATTGATGCAGCTTCTCAAAACTCCAGAGTTGCTGATAACTACATGGAGAATGGAGATGAGAGAGAGGAGCGTGAACAGGCTCTGTTGGTTCACAGTGAGAGGCTGGCATTGGCACTAGGCCTGATGAGCACAAAGCCTGGTGTAACACTGCGCATTGTGAAGAATATAAGGATTTGCTCTGACTGTCACTCTGCCATGAAGCTTTGTGCTTCCATCTTTGAGAGAGAGATCATCATCAGGGACCGGAATCGCTTCCATTGCTTCAAGGCTGGTCTCTGCTCTTGTTCTGATTTTTGGTGA
- the LOC120258781 gene encoding pentatricopeptide repeat-containing protein At1g12775, mitochondrial-like, which yields MRNFGCSPNTVTYNVLIEGLCKVGYFSDVEKILEESTSMGWKPDVITYSIYMNGLCKNGDADKAFEQLEAMLEKGLNPNSVTLNILLDCLCHCSKVWEAELLLGRSLELEWDVNVVNYNTVMSGLCKSEKSSAVLKLLGDMMKKGIDPNIWTFTIVIHSLCRAGKIWEAKFVIERRVFVANVVTYTILMQYFCWEGNLGEVQLLFAKMQVEGIQPNAVTYNVMVDCFCRQGKYSDAIVYFVKGWVLDFCIFHSLIKALCRKGYCLGMEIHVLFHLIVARLSNSQSPLRQCFYTVSSGGEVKKELCRATNPRSSKADESFVK from the exons ATGAGGAATTTTGGCTGCTCCCCAAACACTGTGACCTATAACGTGTTGATTGAAGGACTCTGCAAGGTAGGATATTTCAGTGATGTTGAGAAAATATTGGAGGAGAGTACGAGCATGGGATGGAAACCAGACGTGATCACTTACAGCATTTATATGAATGGTCTTTGTAAGAATGGTGATGCAGATAAAGCATTTGAACAATTGGAAGCAATGCTAGAGAAGGGATTAAATCCAAATTCTGTGACTTTGAACATCCTTCTTGATTGCCTTTGCCATTGCTCCAAGGTTTGGGAGGCTGAGCTCCTGTTGGGGAGAAGCCTTGAGTTGGAGTGGGATGTCAATGTTGTGAATTACAACACAGTTATGAGTGGCCTTTGTAAGAGCGAGAAGTCATCCGCGGTGCTTAAACTCCTAGGTGACATGATGAAGAAGGGCATTGACCCAAACATCTGGACCTTTACCATTGTGATACATAGCTTATGCAGAGCTGGGAAGATCTGGGAAGCAAAATTTGTAATTGAAAGGAGAGTGTTTGTTGCTAATGTTGTTACATATACCATTCTGATGCAATACTTTTGCTGGGaaggcaatttgggtgaagttCAGCTTTTGTTTGCTAAGATGCAAGTTGAGGGAATTCAACCAAATGCTGTAACCTACAATGTTATGGTTGATTGTTTCTGCAGACAAGGGAAATATTCAGATGCTATAGTTTACTTT GTGAAGGGATGGGTTCTGGATTTTTGCATTTTCCATTCATTGATCAAGGCATTATGTAGGAAAGGTTACTGTCTAGGCATGGAAATACATGTG CTCTTCCATTTGATTGTTGCCAGATTGTCTAATTCACAG TCCCCTCTCCGGCAGTGTTTTTACACTGTCTCCTCTGGTGGGGAAGTGAAGAAGGAGCTTTGCCGGGCAACCAATCCAAGATCATCTAAGGCTGATGAGAGCTTTGTAAAATGA
- the LOC120258792 gene encoding pentatricopeptide repeat-containing protein At1g74900, mitochondrial-like — protein MTTKFTKFAEVVKHFFQRSCSSSFSSCLEIGARPRHPHPFEYNKLMKAFARAGQPDDVLRLLDEMRQSNFELDVPCYTTAIDSLVVARRFEEAEAVFKDMVSSGLIPDVASCTVLVKMYSCYLKQFNKACLVLQWMVRLGCKPDVVAYSTLIAGLCQAGKNPGSYWCPQTYAA, from the coding sequence ATGACGACCAAATTTACGAAGTTCGCTGAGGTCGTGAAGCATTTCTTTCAGAGGAGctgctcttcttctttttcttcttgtttggagatTGGCGCCAGACCACGGCATCCTCACCCGTTCGAATACAACAAACTGATGAAAGCTTTTGCTCGGGCAGGCCAACCTGATGATGTCCTCCGCCTGCTTGACGAAATGCGGCAATCAAACTTCGAGCTTGATGTACCATGTTACACCACTGCCATTGATAGCTTGGTGGTTGCCCGACGATTTGAGGAAGCTGAGGCTGTTTTCAAGGATATGGTCTCGTCGGGATTGATTCCTGATGTTGCTTCTTGCACTGTTCTTGTAAAAATGTACTCTTGTTATTTGAAGCAGTTTAATAAAGCTTGTTTGGTTCTTCAGTGGATGGTGAGGCTTGGTTGCAAGCCTGATGTGGTTGCTTATTCCACACTGATTGCTGGGCTTTGTCAAGCTGGAAAGAATCCGGGAAGCTATTGGTGTCCTCAAACTTATGCTGCATGA
- the LOC120259884 gene encoding LOW QUALITY PROTEIN: pentatricopeptide repeat-containing protein At2g37230 (The sequence of the model RefSeq protein was modified relative to this genomic sequence to represent the inferred CDS: deleted 4 bases in 3 codons), translating to MASIASSAGKTLAFLKTLNSRNPNPFPSLLLRVHGFSSESSPESSADPDQEPQKPIRPMRGEAEKLDETICYMMAQRPWTTRLQNSIRNLVPNFNQALVLGVLRRARHPDHALRFFRWVEKTGFRHDRDTYLEIISILSRNLMLNHARCILIDDMPKREVDREEDMFIELIQGYGREGIPQEVVKLFQKMPEFGVVRTPRSYDAFFKAILRRGRVMMAKRFFNAMIRDGVAPTLSTYNTLLWGFSLCMKMDTANRFFEDMKMRGIVPDIVTYNMLLNGWVRAKKVDDAEKVFAEMSSTDSGPNSISYNLMIKGYVSADRVDDGLRLFGEMREKGIRATEKTYAALMPGLCDDTDRTGEARKVMDEMVERRMTPKDKSIFLRMISSMCRSQDLDGAMAVHQAMGRFRDVAVDLSHYGVLIEGLCNGKKYDKAVEILDELLGKGMLLNPQSAVIEPSAYNPMIEYLCGNGLTSKAEEFFRLLMKKGIDDKVAFNHLIRGHAKEEKPESAFELLNIMNRRGIASDADAYTLLVESYLKKREPADARTVLDGMIEQGHLPSSSLFRSVMVALFDDGRVQTASRVMKSMIDKGVKENMDVVHKILEALFMRGHVEEALGRINLLLLNSCAPDFDSLVVSLCESSKAIEALKLVDFGLERDCDISFSSFDCLLDVLYSAEKVLPAYSILCKIKAKGGVVDKKGCEALIESLVAGGHTKQADILSRTLAGKNPGCKKGKKIAVDA from the exons ATGGCGTCCATCGCCTCCTCCGCCGGCAAAACCCTAGCTTTCCTCAAGACGTTGAACTctagaaaccctaatcctttcccttctcttctcctccGTGTCCATGGCTTCTCTTCCGAATCCTCGCCCGAGAGCTCCGCTGATCCGGATCAAGAGCCGCAGAAGCCAATCCGGCCGATGCGCGGAGAAGCGGAGAAGCTCGACGAGACGATATGCTACATGATGGCCCAGCGACCATGGACGACCCGCCTCCAGAACTCCATTCGGAATCTCGTCCCCAACTTCAACCAAGCCCTCGTGCTCGGCGTCCTCCGCCGCGCGCGCCACCCGGACCACGCCCTCCGCTTCTTCCGATGGGTCGAGAAGACAGGCTTCCGCCACGATCGCGATACCTATCTTGAGATCATCTCTATCCTTTCTCGCAACCTTATGCTCAACCACGCCcgctgcatcctcatcgacgacATGCCCAAGCGCGAGGTGGATCGCGAAGAGGACATGTTTATCGAGCTCATTCAAGGCTACGGCCGCGAGGGGATCCCTCAGGAAGTCGTCAAGCTCTTTCAGAAGATGCCTGAATTCGGGGTCGTGCGCACT CCCAGATCTTATGATGCCTTCTTCAAGGCCATTCTCCGGCGAGGCCGGGTGATGATGGCCAAAAGGTTCTTCAATGCCATGATTCGTGATGGCGTTGCTCCCACATTGTCGACCTATAACACTCTTTTGTGGGGGTTTTCTCTGTGCATGAAGATGGATACTGCAAACAGGTTCTTTGAAGACATGAAAATGCGAGGCATTGTGCCTGACATTGTCACCTATAACATGCTGCTGAATGGTTGGGTGAGAGCTAAGAAGGTTGATGATGCTGAGAAAGTGTTTGCAGAAATGAGTAGCACTGATTCAGGTCCAAATTCAATCTCTTACAATCTTATGATCAAGGGGTATGTCTCTGCGGATAGGGTAGATGATGGTTTGCGTTTGTTTGGAGAGATGCGGGAGAAAGGGATCAGAGCTACTGAGAAGACTTATGCGGCGCTAATGCCGGGCCTTTGTGATGATACAGATAGAACAGGGGAGGCCCGGAAGGTTATGGATGAGATGGTAGAGCGAAGAATGACACCAAAGGACAAATCAATATTTTTGAGGATGATTTCTAGCATGTGCAGATCACAGGACTTGGATGGGGCAATGGCAGTGCACCAGGCAATGGGCCGGTTCCGTGATGTTGCCGTTGATTTGTCTCATTATGGTGTTCTGATTGAAGGGCTTTGCAATGGGAAGAAGTATGATAAGGCTGTGGAGATACTTGATGAACTTCTGGGAAAGGGGATGCTGTTGAATCCCCAGAGCGCAGTTATTGAGCCCTCCGCATATAATCCGATGATTGAGTATTTATGTGGCAATGGCTTAACGTCTAAAGCTGAAGAGTTCTTTAGGTTGCTGATGAAGAAAGGGATTGATGATAAGGTTGCATTCAATCATTTGATACGTGGGCATGCAAAGGAAGAGAAGCCGGAGTCTGCTTTTGAGCTCCTTAACATCATGAACCGCCGTGGAATTGCATCTGATGCTGATGCATATACCTTGCTTGTGGAGAGCTACTTGAAGAAGAGGGAACCGGCCGATGCAAGGACAGTATTAGATGGTATGATTGAACAGGGCCATTTGCCCAGCTCATCTTTGTTCCGGTCTGTGATGGTGGCTCTGTTTGACGATGGTCGTGTTCAGACTGCTAGTCGGGTGATGAAGAGCATGATAGATAAGGGGGTGAAGGAG AACATGGACGTTGTGCATAAGATTCTTGAAGCTTTGTTTATGCGGGGCCATGTTGAGGAAGCCCTTGGGCGCATTAATCTGCTGTTATTGAATAGCTGTGCTCCTGATTTCGACAGCCTCGTGGTTTCTCTCTGCGAGAGCAGTAAAGCCATTGAGGCTCTCAAGCTGGTGGACTTTGGATTAGAGAGGGACTGTGACATCAGTTTCTCGAGCTTTGATTGTTTGTTAGATGTACTCTATTCTGCTGAAAAGGTACTACCTGCATACTCAATTCTGTGCAAGATCAAAGCGAAAGGAGGTGTGGTGGATAAAAAAGGGTGTGAGGCTTTGATTGAGAGCCTGGTTGCAGGAGGGCACACAAAGCAAGCAGACATTCTCTCCAGGACATTGGCAGGAAAGAACCCT GGATGTAAAAAGGGTAAGAAAATTGCTGTAGATGCCTAA
- the LOC120263502 gene encoding receptor-like serine/threonine-protein kinase NCRK isoform X2: MLMELNWKITLGFVFASFWFRSISCDEFGRLRWACICDPNPLEPQNYTPTINCSTSCDCVLDGERWNCSCSSEGSSPKTPGYIKDAGCFSACNCTSDMLESSTAAKKPFSNKAVIAVLLLCGLLTTIAVFASAACYCYKKDKLSVQTITTLSDKETSWNSRINLMSDQSGSFQGFPVKSPIIGLFRWPSWLGSEKGAIPGTITQFSYVELDQATNKFSNDNLIGCGASSDVYYGKLRNGRAIAVKKLKPPAGQEDNDFLAEIEMLARLNHCHVVPLLGYCLESQGRQSVKLLVFEYLANGNLRDCLDAKGKEPIDWETRVAIAIGAAKGLEYLHEAAAPRILHRDIKSTNILLDDKYRAKITDLGMAKRLMADDITSCTNSPARMLGTFGYFAPEYAIVGKATLKSDVFSFGVVVLELITGRQPIQKSSNKTHESLVMWAKARLRDSTLVVSELPDPVLRGKFPEEEMQIMAHLARECLQWDPDSRPTMSEIVQILSIISPDKTKRRTLPASLFMAKQGSSSSSQSIKSIPESDRIDGGSLGNMERSCPSSVRWNARSSWPLAVDRYICKAPQNNAEMILSAEYMERLIFLTSKGNHSGRASDDGTVDLTEPRFESFVSSNIRSL; encoded by the exons ATGCTGATGGAGCTAAATTGGAAAATCACTCTCGGTTTCGTCTTTGCATCGTTCTGGTTTCGATCAATATCATGCG ATGAGTTCGGAAGACTCAGATGGGCATGTATATGCGACCCCAATCCTCTAGAACCGCAGAATTACACTCCCACGATCAATTGTTCTACATCTTGTGATTGTGTCCTTG ATGGAGAAAGATGGAATTGTTCGTGCTCGTCTGAAGGTTCATCTCCCAAGACTCCAGGCTACATCAAAGACGCCGGTTGTTTTTCTGCTTGCAATTGCACATCTG ACATGCTAGAATCATCGACAGCTGCAAAGAAGCCTTTCTCTAACAAAGCCGTTATAGCCGTCCTCCTACTCTGCGGCTTGCTCACAACGATTGCAGTTTTTGCTTCTGCAGCATGCTACTGCTATAAGAAGGACAAGCTCTCTGTCCAAACAATTACAACATTATCTGACAAGGAAACAAGTTGGAACAGTAGGATTAACTTGATGAGTGATCAGTCTGGTTCATTCCAAGGGTTTCCTGTCAAGAGCCCAATCATTG GTCTTTTCCGCTGGCCGTCATGGTTGGGAAGTGAAAAAGGAGCTATACCAGGCACAATCACGCAATTTTCTTATGTGGAATTAGATCAAGCGAccaataaattttcaaatgataatcTCATAGGATGCGGGGCAAGCAGCGATGTATACTATGGCAAACTTAGAAATGGAAGAGCTATTGCTGTTAAGAAACTAAAGCCGCCTGCAGGGCAAGAAGACAATGACTTTCTGGCTGAG ATTGAAATGCTAGCAAGACTAAACCACTGTCATGTAGTACCTTTGCTCGGATACTGCTTAGAGTCCCAAGGAAGACAATCTGTGAAGCTGCTAGTTTTTGAGTATTTAGCGAATGGTAATTTGCGTGATTGCCTGGACGCAAAAGGAAAGGAACCCATAGACTGGGAAACCCGTGTTGCGATTGCCATCGGAGCTGCAAAAGGCTTGGAATATCTTCATGAAGCAGCTGCTCCAAGGATATTGCATCGAGACATCAAGTCCACCAACATTCTTTTAGATGACAAGTACAGAGCTAAG ATAACTGATCTCGGTATGGCCAAACGGCTAATGGCTGATGATATCACAAGTTGCACGAACTCTCCAGCGAGAATGTTAGGGACTTTCGGATATTTTGCCCCTGAGTACGCTATCGTGGGAAAGGCTACACTAAAATCAGATGTTTTCAGTTTCGGTGTGGTGGTTCTGGAGTTGATTACCGGTCGGCAACCTATACAGAAATCATCTAACAAGACCCATGAAAGCCTTGTAATGTGG GCAAAGGCTAGGTTGCGAGATAGTACGCTGGTTGTTTCAGAGCTGCCTGACCCTGTTCTGAGAGGTAAGTTCCCAGAAGAGGAAATGCAAATTATGGCTCATTTAGCTAGAGAATGCCTGCAATGGGATCCGGACTCTCGACCAACGATGAGTGAAATTGTTCAAATACTCTCCATAATTTCGCCTGATAAAACCAAGAGGAGAACCTTGCCTGCAAGTTTATTCATG GCCAAACAgggttcatcatcttcatcccaGAGTATCAAGAGCATTCCTGAATCAGATAGAATTGACGGTGGTTCCCTTGGGAACATGGAAAGGAGTTGTCCGTCTTCAGTGAGATGGAACGCGCGGAGCTCATGGCCTCTGGCAGTTGATAGATATATTTGCAAGGCTCCACAGAACAATGCAGAAATGATACTATCAGCTGAATACATGGAGAGACTAATATTCTTGACATCAAAGGGAAACCATAGCGGAAGGGCCTCCGATGATGGAACAGTTGACCTAACCGAACCCCGTTTTGAATCATTTGTGTCGTCAAATATTCGGTCACTTTGA
- the LOC120263502 gene encoding receptor-like serine/threonine-protein kinase NCRK isoform X1, with product MLMELNWKITLGFVFASFWFRSISCDEFGRLRWACICDPNPLEPQNYTPTINCSTSCDCVLDGERWNCSCSSEGSSPKTPGYIKDAGCFSACNCTSDMLESSTAAKKPFSNKAVIAVLLLCGLLTTIAVFASAACYCYKKDKLSVQTITTLSDKETSWNSRINLMSDQSGSFQGFPVKSPIIAGLFRWPSWLGSEKGAIPGTITQFSYVELDQATNKFSNDNLIGCGASSDVYYGKLRNGRAIAVKKLKPPAGQEDNDFLAEIEMLARLNHCHVVPLLGYCLESQGRQSVKLLVFEYLANGNLRDCLDAKGKEPIDWETRVAIAIGAAKGLEYLHEAAAPRILHRDIKSTNILLDDKYRAKITDLGMAKRLMADDITSCTNSPARMLGTFGYFAPEYAIVGKATLKSDVFSFGVVVLELITGRQPIQKSSNKTHESLVMWAKARLRDSTLVVSELPDPVLRGKFPEEEMQIMAHLARECLQWDPDSRPTMSEIVQILSIISPDKTKRRTLPASLFMAKQGSSSSSQSIKSIPESDRIDGGSLGNMERSCPSSVRWNARSSWPLAVDRYICKAPQNNAEMILSAEYMERLIFLTSKGNHSGRASDDGTVDLTEPRFESFVSSNIRSL from the exons ATGCTGATGGAGCTAAATTGGAAAATCACTCTCGGTTTCGTCTTTGCATCGTTCTGGTTTCGATCAATATCATGCG ATGAGTTCGGAAGACTCAGATGGGCATGTATATGCGACCCCAATCCTCTAGAACCGCAGAATTACACTCCCACGATCAATTGTTCTACATCTTGTGATTGTGTCCTTG ATGGAGAAAGATGGAATTGTTCGTGCTCGTCTGAAGGTTCATCTCCCAAGACTCCAGGCTACATCAAAGACGCCGGTTGTTTTTCTGCTTGCAATTGCACATCTG ACATGCTAGAATCATCGACAGCTGCAAAGAAGCCTTTCTCTAACAAAGCCGTTATAGCCGTCCTCCTACTCTGCGGCTTGCTCACAACGATTGCAGTTTTTGCTTCTGCAGCATGCTACTGCTATAAGAAGGACAAGCTCTCTGTCCAAACAATTACAACATTATCTGACAAGGAAACAAGTTGGAACAGTAGGATTAACTTGATGAGTGATCAGTCTGGTTCATTCCAAGGGTTTCCTGTCAAGAGCCCAATCATTG CAGGTCTTTTCCGCTGGCCGTCATGGTTGGGAAGTGAAAAAGGAGCTATACCAGGCACAATCACGCAATTTTCTTATGTGGAATTAGATCAAGCGAccaataaattttcaaatgataatcTCATAGGATGCGGGGCAAGCAGCGATGTATACTATGGCAAACTTAGAAATGGAAGAGCTATTGCTGTTAAGAAACTAAAGCCGCCTGCAGGGCAAGAAGACAATGACTTTCTGGCTGAG ATTGAAATGCTAGCAAGACTAAACCACTGTCATGTAGTACCTTTGCTCGGATACTGCTTAGAGTCCCAAGGAAGACAATCTGTGAAGCTGCTAGTTTTTGAGTATTTAGCGAATGGTAATTTGCGTGATTGCCTGGACGCAAAAGGAAAGGAACCCATAGACTGGGAAACCCGTGTTGCGATTGCCATCGGAGCTGCAAAAGGCTTGGAATATCTTCATGAAGCAGCTGCTCCAAGGATATTGCATCGAGACATCAAGTCCACCAACATTCTTTTAGATGACAAGTACAGAGCTAAG ATAACTGATCTCGGTATGGCCAAACGGCTAATGGCTGATGATATCACAAGTTGCACGAACTCTCCAGCGAGAATGTTAGGGACTTTCGGATATTTTGCCCCTGAGTACGCTATCGTGGGAAAGGCTACACTAAAATCAGATGTTTTCAGTTTCGGTGTGGTGGTTCTGGAGTTGATTACCGGTCGGCAACCTATACAGAAATCATCTAACAAGACCCATGAAAGCCTTGTAATGTGG GCAAAGGCTAGGTTGCGAGATAGTACGCTGGTTGTTTCAGAGCTGCCTGACCCTGTTCTGAGAGGTAAGTTCCCAGAAGAGGAAATGCAAATTATGGCTCATTTAGCTAGAGAATGCCTGCAATGGGATCCGGACTCTCGACCAACGATGAGTGAAATTGTTCAAATACTCTCCATAATTTCGCCTGATAAAACCAAGAGGAGAACCTTGCCTGCAAGTTTATTCATG GCCAAACAgggttcatcatcttcatcccaGAGTATCAAGAGCATTCCTGAATCAGATAGAATTGACGGTGGTTCCCTTGGGAACATGGAAAGGAGTTGTCCGTCTTCAGTGAGATGGAACGCGCGGAGCTCATGGCCTCTGGCAGTTGATAGATATATTTGCAAGGCTCCACAGAACAATGCAGAAATGATACTATCAGCTGAATACATGGAGAGACTAATATTCTTGACATCAAAGGGAAACCATAGCGGAAGGGCCTCCGATGATGGAACAGTTGACCTAACCGAACCCCGTTTTGAATCATTTGTGTCGTCAAATATTCGGTCACTTTGA